One genomic window of Camelina sativa cultivar DH55 chromosome 5, Cs, whole genome shotgun sequence includes the following:
- the LOC104788127 gene encoding 3-isopropylmalate dehydratase small subunit 2 translates to MATSLHSLNSTLFKSLASSSNKSSSSLSPSPVFRLNPTSTAFIFKPLTSSSSAIIIRASASSSKSGESHTRETFHGLCFVLKDNIDTDQIIPAEYGTLIPSIPEDREKLGSFALNGLPKFYGERFVVPGEMKSKYSVIIGGDNFGCGSSREHAPVCLGAAGAKAVVAESYARIFFRNCVATGEIFPLESEVRICDECKTGDVVTVEHKEDGSSLLINHTTRKEYKLKPLGDAGPVIDAGGIFAYARKAGMIPSASSA, encoded by the coding sequence ATGGCGACTTCTCTGCATTCTCTAAACTCTACACTCTTCAAATCCTTGGCTTCCTCCTCAAACAAATCCTCCTCATCTCTCTCGCCATCTCCTGTCTTCCGACTCAATCCCACCTCCACGGCTTTCATTTTCAAACCACtgacttcctcctcctccgcgaTCATCATACGCGCCTCCGCATCTTCCTCCAAATCAGGCGAGTCGCATACCAGAGAGACATTTCACGGCCTCTGCTTCGTCTTGAAAGACAACATAGACACCGATCAGATCATCCCCGCGGAGTACGGCACTCTCATCCCTTCGATTCCAGAAGACCGGGAGAAGCTCGGCTCGTTCGCGCTCAACGGCTTACCAAAGTTCTACGGTGAACGTTTCGTGGTTCCAGGGGAGATGAAATCGAAGTACTCAGTCATCATCGGCGGTGATAACTTCGGCTGCGGATCTTCCCGCGAACACGCTCCGGTCTGCCTCGGAGCTGCGGGAGCTAAAGCCGTGGTGGCGGAATCGTACGCTAGGATCTTCTTCAGGAACTGTGTAGCTACAGGTGAGATCTTCCCGTTGGAATCGGAGGTTAGGATTTGCGACGAGTGTAAGACAGGGGATGTGGTTACCGTCGAGCACAAGGAAGACGGTAGTAGTTTGCTGATCAATCATACGACGAGGAAAGAATATAAACTGAAACCACTCGGTGACGCTGGTCCGGTGATCGACGCCGGTGGAATCTTCGCTTATGCTAGAAAAGCCGGCATGATTCCTTCTGCGTCCTCTGCTTGA